The segment GGGTGTGGACCCAGCTCGGTGTGACCATCACGGGCAGCCGTTCGGTCAGATAGCGCAGCATCTCGAACGAGACCGAACCCGAACCGATCACCACCGCCGCGCGCAGCACGGTGGTCGGGACGCCGGAGTCCAGCAGGATCCGCCCCACCTCGGCCCGGGAGCGCAGATGCGGTGAGAGCTCGCGCTCGGGCACGCCGGCCGGGGTGAGGCCGCCGAGGTAGACGATGCGGCGCACGCCCGCCGCCCGGGCCTCCTCCCCGAAGATCCGCGCCGCCCGGCGGTCCGTCTCCTCGAAGTCGCCGCTCGTGCCCAGCGCGTGCACGAGGTAGTAGGCGACGTCGACGCCGCGCAGGGCCGCCGCGACGGAGGGGGCGTCCGTGACGTCGCCGCGCGCCGTCTCCACGTCGCCGGCCCACGGGTGGTCACGCAGCCGGTCGGGGGACCGGGCGAGACAGCGCACCCGGTGACCGGCCGCCAGCAGTTCGGGAACGAGCCTGCCGCCGATGTACCCCGTGGCGCCGGTGACCAGGCACAGCGTTCCGGTGCCGCGGCCGTCTGCGGTCATGAGCCTCGCTCCTTCTCGTGGTGGCCCCCCTCGCAGATCGCTTCCACGCACGGGGGCGCCGCGGATGCGACCGGGGCTCGTGCGCACGAACGAGTGATCGCGGACGGCGGCTACGCTTGCCCCGTGGCCACAGCGAACGACCGTGAGGAGCCGGTGCCGCAACAGCGGCCCGAGGCGCCCGGGACACCTGCCGACCTCCAGGCCTTCGCGGTCCGGCTGCGGCGGATGAACGGTGAGATCAACCGGCTGGTGCACGCGTTCGCGGGTGACCAGGGACTGCACCCGACGGACGTGCAGGCGCTCGCCGCGATCCTCGACGCCGACGGGCCGATGACCCCGAAGCGGCTGCGCGAGCATCTCGGTCTGACCTCCGGCGCGGTCACGGCGTGCGTGGACCGACTGGAGCGCGCGGGGCACATCCGCAGGGTCCGCGAGAGCGCCGACCGCAGGGTGGTGCACCTGTACTACGCGGCGGACGCCCGGTCGGTGGCGCGCACCTACTTCCGGCCGCTGGCCGATGCCACCCGGGCCGCGCGCGCCCGCTTCACGGAGGAGGAGCTGTCGGTGGCGCTCCGCTTCCTGACGGCCATGGGCGAGGAGCTGTCCGGGATCACCCCGCCGGGGCGCTGAAAAGGCCGGGGTGCGCCGCATCCGGGGGCCGGTCGCGGGCAGAAGCACAGGCAACGTCTAGGATCACTCGACCGCAACTTGCTCAATCATTGAGATTGTTTGTTGTCGAGATACATGTGCCCGACGACGTGTCGCGCGTCGATGTGCCGACTTGTCGATGTGTCGTCGCGAACCCGCCCCTTCCGCAGCTGGAGAACGATGTCCACCACCCCCCGACGCGCCCGCTGGCTCGTCCCGGTCCTCCTCGTCGCCGTGTGGCTCGGCGTCGGCGGCGTACTCGGTCCCTACGCCGGACGGCTGGGCGAGGTCGCCACCAACGACCAGGCCGCCTTCCTGCCGCGCAGCGCCGAGTCGACCGAGGTCATCGCCGCGCAGCGCGCCTTCCGGCAGGACGAGACGCTCCCGGCGATCGTCGTCTGGACCGCCCCGGCGAAGGACGGCGCGGCCGAGGGAACCAAGACAGGCGAGCCGGTCGAGGACCGGCTCGACGCGGCCGGCCGGGCCCTGGCCTCCCTCGCCGGCGACCCCGGCGTGGCCGGTGAGGTCTCGCCCGCGCTGCCGTCCGACGACGGCCGGGCCATCGAGGGCGTGGTGCCCCTGCGCCCCGACCTCGGTGACGACCTCGCCCCCACCCTCGACCGGATCCGCGCCGCCGCGGAACGCGTCCCCGGCACGACCGTCCAGCTGGCCGGCCCGGCCGCGAGCCAGGCGGACCTGTCCGACGCCTTCGCCGGCATCGACGGGCTGCTGCTCGGCGTCGCGCTGGCCACCGTCCTCGTCATCCTGCTGCTCGTCTACCGCAGTGTGCTGCTCCCGCTGGTGATCATCCTCGGCGCGGTGTTCGCCCTGGGCCTCGCCTGCGCCGTCGTGTACGCCCTCGCCGACCACGACGTGGTCCGCGTCGACGGACAGGTCCAGGGCATCCTCTCCATCCTGGTCATCGGCGCGGCCACCGACTATGCCCTGCTGCTCACCGCCCGCTACCGGGAGGAGCTCGCCGCCCGCACCGACCGGTTCGCCGCCGTCACCGCCGCGCTGCGCAAGTCCTGGGGCGCGGTCGTGGCCAGCGCCGCGACCGTCGCCCTCGGGCTGCTCGCCCTGCTGCTCAGCGACCTCACCAACAACCGGGCCCTCGGGCCGGTCGGCGCCATCGGCATCGGCTGCGCCGTCCTCAGCACGCTGACCTTCCTGCCGGCGGTCCTGGTGCTCCTGGGCAGGACGGCCTACTGGCCCGCACGACTGGCGGCCGGGAGCACGGGCCACGGGGTGTGGCAGCGCGTCGCCGCCCTGGTGGACCGGGCACCGCGCCGGGTCTGGGCGGTCACCCTCGCCGTGCTGCTGGCCGCGGCCGCGTTCGCCCCGACGCTCGCCTCGAAGGGGGTCCCCCTCGACGAGACCTTCGTGAACGACGCCCCCTCCGTCGCCGCGCAGGAGACCCTCGGCCGGCACTTCCCGGGCGGCTCGGGGAACCCCACCGTGGTCATCGCGGACGCCGACCGGCTGCCGGGCGTCCTCGCCGCGTCCCGGCGCACCGAGGGCGTCGCCTCGGCGGCCGCCGCCACCGCGTCGGGCCGTCCCGGCGCCGACCCCCTGGTGGTGGACGGTCGGGTGCGGGTCGACGTGACCCTCGACTCCGCCGCCGACGGCGACGCGGCGCTGCGGACCGTGGCCCGCCTGCGCACCGCCCTGCACGCCGTGCCCGGCGCGGACGCCCTCGTCGGCGGCTACACCGCCCAGCGCTACGACACCCAGCGCACCGCCGAGCGCGACCGCACCCTCATCGTCCCCGTCGTGCTCGCCATCATCTTCCTCATCCTGACCGTCCTGCTGCGCTCGCTGCTGCTGCCCGCCCTGCTGGTGGCCACGGTGGGGCTGAACTTCCTCGCCACCCTGGGCATCTCCGGCCTCGTGTTCCGGCACGTGTTCGGCTTCAGCGGCACCGACCCGTCCGTGCCGCTGTACGGCTTCGTGTTCCTGGTGGCGCTGGGCGTCGACTACAACATCTTCCTCATGTCCCGGGTGCGCGAGGAGAGTCTGCGGCACGGAGTGCGCCAGGGTGTCCTGCGGGGACTTGTCACCACCGGCGGTGTCATCACCTCCGCGGGTGTGGTGCTCGCCGCCACGTTCGCCGCGCTCGGCGTGATCCCGCTGGCCTTCCTCGCCCAGATCGCCTTCATCGTCGCCTTCGGCGTCCTGCTCGACACCCTCGTCGTGCGCTCGCTGCTGGTGCCCGCCCTCGTACGGGACATCGGGGCACCAGCCTGGTGGCCGGGGCGCCTCGGCGTGGCCCGCGACACGGCGGACGACGGCCCGTCGGCAGAGAGGTGAACATGCTCGCGCCGATCCCGGGAAGCCGGAGGAGGACAGGTTGTCCGTTTCGCATCGGGAGGTGTCTGCCGCTATGAGCGCGAAGGTCTTGGAGCGTTTCCCCGCCGGATCCCCGCGAGGATCGTGGCCGGCGGAGGAGTACGCGGCACGGCGGCGAGCCGAGGGGGAGCCCGCGACCGTGGTCATGGACCTGAAGTCGGATGCCTTCCTCGTGGTCGTCCAGCTGGGCGAAGAGGACTGACACCGCGGGTCGTACGGCGGCGGTGAGGGCGGGCGAGGGGTGGCCGGCGGGGCCGTCCCGCTCCGGCTCCGCCCCCGCCGTACGGCCCGCGCGGCGGCCCCGCGACGATTCGCGGCGACGCCTAGGACACCCCGGGGCCCGCGCCGATGGCGCGGGCCCTGCGGACGAACACCTCGTGCAGGTCCCGCGCGGCCTGCGGCACGGACTCCGCCCGCCGCCGTTGCAGCATCAGCAGCACACGGGTCGCGTCACCGCTGATCGGCCGGTGGGTGAGCGCGCCGCGCCGTTCGAGCGGATCCCCGATCACACTGAAGTCGGGCAGGACCGTCGCCCCCAGCCCCTCCGCCACCATCAGCTTGCCCATCTCCGCGCCGTCCGTGGAGTAGGCGAACGCCAGACCGCGTCCGTCCAGCAGTCGGTGGACGTAGCGGTGCATGACGTACCCCGACCGCATCCCGATCAGCGGTACCCCGAGCAGGTCGTCCACCGAGACCGAGGGCCCGGCGGCCAGAGGGCTGTCGGGGCGCACGCACACCACCGGCCGGCCGCGCAGCAGCTCCGTCGACTCGAACGCGGCCGGCACGTCGTCCCCCTCCAGATGGTTGACCAGCCCGAGGTCGAACCCGCCCTCCAACAGGGTCCGGTGGATGTCGGTCTGCTGGGCGCCGACCACCTCCACCTGGGTGACGGGATGCGCGGCGCGGAACTCCCTGACCACCGGAATGAGCAGCGGCACCGTCGCCGCGTTCACCGTGCCCACCCGCACCATCCGGCTGATCCGGTGCTGTTCGCCCGCCGCCGAGCGCAGCCGGTCCACCGCGTCCAGCACCCCGATGATGTGCGGCAGGAGTTCGCGGCCCGAGGCGCTCATGGTGGCTCCGGACCGTTTGCGTTCCAGGAGGTCCACCCCGAGTTCCCGTTCGAGGTTGCGTACGGTCTCGCTCAACGCGGGCTGGGACAGGCGTAGTTCGTCGGCCGCCCGGCGCAGGGAACCGAGCCGGGTGACCGCCGCGATGTATTCCAGCTGTTCCGTTCGCACCACGGAAGAATGCGGGCCCGTCCGGCACCCGTTCAAGGGTTTCCCTGTCACACCTTCGTGAAATTCAATGGTCCGCGATACGAGAACGGTCGGGTTTTCCTTGACTGCCGTCACGGGCGGCTGCCACGATCGACGACATGAAGATGCGACTGGACCTCACGCGGCGACGCCATGTCGATCTCGCGCGCGTCTCCAGCGCCTCCTGTTGCGCCGCGGCCTGATCACTTCCCCGCGATCCGCCGCGCTTTTCCTTTTCCCGGCCTGAATCGGCCGCGCCCGCGCACGACTTCACATCCCGGTATTCGCCGGCGCCCGCACGGTGCGTGAATTCGGCCTGCCCGAATACATTCCGCACCAGGAATCCCGCCTGCCCGCCACCGGGCCGTTCAGGGGGCGGACCGCCCGGACCCGCCCGGTACTCATGACTGCTCGTCCCCACCGGGGTGCCCTGCCGCGCCGGAGCACCCCGGGCTCCTTCGAAAGAGGATCCATGGCCACCGTCCTGTCCGTCTCCGGCAGCCCCTCCGTCTCCTCCCGCACCGGCCGTCTGCTGCGCCACCTCGACCAGCGGCTCGCCGCCCAGGGCCACGAGGTGATCCCGCTCGACGTCCGCACGATCCCGGCCGAGGCCCTGCTCGGCGCGGACTTCCGGCACCCGGCGATCGTCGAGGCGACCGAGCTGGTCGCGCGTGCCGACGGCGTCGTCGTGGGCACCCCGGTCTACAAGGCGTCGTACTCCGGAGTCCTCAAGGCGCTCCTCGACCTGCTTCCGCAGTACGCGCTCACCGGCAAGACGGTCCTGCCCCTGGCCACCGGCGGCTCCACGGCCCATGTGCTGGCCATCGACTACGCCCTGCGCCCCGTCCTCAACTCCATGGGCGCGGCCCACATCGTGCAGGGCTGGTTCACCCTCGACAAGGACATCACCGCCCACGAGGACGGATCCATCACCATCGCCCCGCCCGCCACCGAGGCGCTCACCCAGGTCGTCGACCAGTTCTCGGCGGCGCTCGGACGCACGCCCTACCTGGCCGCGGCGAGCTGAGCCCACGATGTCCGCCCACATCATCGCCGACGACGCCGAGGCCCTCGCCGTGGCCGCCTCGCTGGCCGCGGAGTTCCGCCCCGGCGCGTCCGCGCGCGATGCCGGACGACGCCTGCCCCGCGCCGAGCTGGACCGGATGTCCGCCTCCGGGCTGCTCGCCGTGACCGTGCCCGCCGACCACGGCGGGGCGGACGTCGGCGCGCGGACCCTTGCGGAGATCTTCCGCCTGCTCGCCACCGCCGACGCCAGTCTGGCCCAGATCCCGCAGAGCCACTTCGCCTACGTGAACGTGATGCGCCGTCAGGGCACGCCAGAACAGCGGGAGTTCTTCTTCGCGGAACTGCTCGCCGGCCGACGGTTCGGCAATGCCCAGTCGGAGGCCGGCACCCGGCACGTCCAGGACATCCGTACCCGGCTGGAGCCACGGCCGGACGGTTCGTACGTCCTGACCGGCGTCAAGCACTACTCCACCGGCGCCCTGTTCGCCGACTGGATCCCGGTCCTGGCCCGCACCGGGGACGACCGACTGCACGTCGCCTACGTGCCGTCCGGCGCGCCCGGGCTCACCGTGGTGGACGACTGGTACGGGCTCGGGCAGCGCACGACCGCCAGTGGCACCGTCCGCCTGGACGGCGTCCCGGTGCCCGCCGACCGTGTCCTGCCCCACCACCTGACCTTCGAGGGGCCGCAACTGCACGGTGCCCTCGCGCAGTTGCTGCACGCCGCGATCGACACCGGGATCGCCGCCGGCGCGCTCGCCGAGGCCGCGGAGTTCGTGCGGACGAAGAGCCGGCCGTGGTTCGAGAGCGGTGTGGAGACCGCCGCCGAGGACCCGCTGCTGATCCAGCGCTTCGGCGAACTGGCCCTGTGCATCAAGGCGGCGGAGGCGCTGCTGCGCGAGGCCGCCCGTTCGGTCGACGCGGCGCGGGCCGATCTGAGCGACGACACCGCGGCCGAGGCGTCCGTCGCGGTCGCCGCCGCGAAGGTGCAGGCGGCGCGGGCGGCCGTGGAGGTGTCGAGCGCCCTGTTCGAGGTCTCCGGCACCCGGTCCGCCGCCGACTCGCTGAACCTGCACCGGCACTGGCGCGACGCCCGCACGCACACCCTGCACGATCCGGCCCGTTGGAAGATCCAGCACATCGGACGGTTCGTGCTGAACGGCACCCGGCCGCCCCGCCACGGCCTGCTGTAGCCCCACGATCCCGGATCGGAGACCCCCGTGTCCCTCACCTTCCACTGGTTCCTCCCCACCAACGGCGACAGCCGCGACGTCGTCGGCGGCGGCCACGGCACCCCGGCGACCTCCTCCGGCCGCGACCGGCCGCCGACGGTCGCCTACCTGAGCCAGATCGCCCGCGCGGCGGAGGACCTCGGCTTCGTGGGCGCGCTCACCCCCACCGGCGCGTGGTGCGAGGACGCCTGGCTGACCACGGCGATGGTCAGCCGGCACACCGAGCGGCTCAAGTTCCTGGTCGCGTTCCGGCCCGGCTTCGTCTCGCCGACGCTCGCCGCGCAGATGGCGTCCACCTTCCAGCGGCAGAGCGGGGGACGGCTCCTGCTCAACGTCGTCACGGGTGGCGAGAGCCACGAGCAGCGGGCCTACGGCGACTTCCTCGACAAGGACGACCGCTATCGCCGTACCGGTGAATTCCTGCGGATCGTGAGGGAGTTGTGGAGGGGCGGGACCGTCGATCTGAAGGGCGAGCACCTCCGGGTCGAAGACGCGCGACTGGCCCGGCTGCCCGATCCGGTGCCCGAGGTGTACTTCGGCGGGTCCTCACCGCTCGCCGGAGAGGTGGCCGCCAAGTACGTCGACGCCTATCTCACCTGGGGCGAGCCCCCGGCCCAGGTCGCGGACAAGATCGCCTGGATCAGGGGGCTCGCGGCGAAGGAGGACCGGACCCTGCGGTTCGGCATCCGCCTGCACGTCATCACCAGGGACACCTCGCAGGCGGCGTGGGCGGAGGCGGACCGGCTGCTCGCCGGGTTCGACCCGGAGACCGTGAGGTCCGTGCAGGCGGGGCTGGCGCGCAGCGAGTCCGAGGGGCAGCGGCGGATGCTCGCCCTGCACGGCGGCGGCAGCCTCTCCCGGTCCGGGCACCGCCCGGGCGAAGGCGCCTCTGGCGGGCTGGAGATCCACCCCAACCTGTGGGCCGGGATCGGGCTGGTGCGCGGGGGCGCGGGGACCGCTCTGGTGGGCAGTCACGAGGAGGTCGCCGCCCTGATCAAGGAGTACGCGGCGCTGGGGATCGAGGAGTTCGTGCTGTCCGGTTACCCGCACCTGGAGGAGGCGTACTGGTTCGGGGAGGGCGTCCTGCCCAGGCTGGCCGCCGACGGGCTCTGGAGTCATCCCTTCCGCACCGACGCGGCCCACTCGGCGCAGGTGCCCTTCGCGAGCTGACCGATATCCCGCCCTGGTGCCGCCGTGCGGAATTCCGTGAGCCGTTCAGTCGAACCTTCAAATGGCACACATTCGAACGGCGGCCCATCACAGGAGGCGGCTGAGGCGCCCCGGGCGGCACCTCAGCCGCGCAGCGCGTCGAGGTGCGCCGCCCGTGACTGCCGGGTCTGCGCCTGGACCATCAGGAACAGGGCCTCCCTCGCCAGACGCTGGGCCCGGTTCGTCAGCAGCATCGATCGGCCGCCGCCGTTCACCACCGCCGCCGTGGTCGCAGCCTGGAGCACCTGGTAGGCCCGGGTCCTCAGGGCCAGGCGTTCCGCCGCCCGCTCCCGGGGCGCGGCGTCGTCGGCCAGCGCGTAGGCCCGGGCGCGGGTCTCGGCGAGACGGGCGCGCAACGGGGCCGCCGTGTCCTCGTCCAGCAGGGCGAGGGCCGCCTCCGTCACGCCGAAGACCGCCGGATTGGCGTTCGCCGTCCGCAGACGGTCCGCGGCCGCCCAGTGCTCGTACGGGGTGCGCAGCGCGACCGACTCCTCCGGGAGCCACAGGCCGTCCAGCTCCAGGGAGACCGTGCGGGCCGCGGTCAGCGCGGCGAGGCGCAGCGGGGCCGAGGCCCGCAGGCCGGGCTGTTCACGCGCCTCGGCGAAGGC is part of the Streptomyces asoensis genome and harbors:
- a CDS encoding MarR family winged helix-turn-helix transcriptional regulator encodes the protein MATANDREEPVPQQRPEAPGTPADLQAFAVRLRRMNGEINRLVHAFAGDQGLHPTDVQALAAILDADGPMTPKRLREHLGLTSGAVTACVDRLERAGHIRRVRESADRRVVHLYYAADARSVARTYFRPLADATRAARARFTEEELSVALRFLTAMGEELSGITPPGR
- a CDS encoding MMPL family transporter — its product is MSTTPRRARWLVPVLLVAVWLGVGGVLGPYAGRLGEVATNDQAAFLPRSAESTEVIAAQRAFRQDETLPAIVVWTAPAKDGAAEGTKTGEPVEDRLDAAGRALASLAGDPGVAGEVSPALPSDDGRAIEGVVPLRPDLGDDLAPTLDRIRAAAERVPGTTVQLAGPAASQADLSDAFAGIDGLLLGVALATVLVILLLVYRSVLLPLVIILGAVFALGLACAVVYALADHDVVRVDGQVQGILSILVIGAATDYALLLTARYREELAARTDRFAAVTAALRKSWGAVVASAATVALGLLALLLSDLTNNRALGPVGAIGIGCAVLSTLTFLPAVLVLLGRTAYWPARLAAGSTGHGVWQRVAALVDRAPRRVWAVTLAVLLAAAAFAPTLASKGVPLDETFVNDAPSVAAQETLGRHFPGGSGNPTVVIADADRLPGVLAASRRTEGVASAAAATASGRPGADPLVVDGRVRVDVTLDSAADGDAALRTVARLRTALHAVPGADALVGGYTAQRYDTQRTAERDRTLIVPVVLAIIFLILTVLLRSLLLPALLVATVGLNFLATLGISGLVFRHVFGFSGTDPSVPLYGFVFLVALGVDYNIFLMSRVREESLRHGVRQGVLRGLVTTGGVITSAGVVLAATFAALGVIPLAFLAQIAFIVAFGVLLDTLVVRSLLVPALVRDIGAPAWWPGRLGVARDTADDGPSAER
- a CDS encoding LysR family transcriptional regulator, whose translation is MRTEQLEYIAAVTRLGSLRRAADELRLSQPALSETVRNLERELGVDLLERKRSGATMSASGRELLPHIIGVLDAVDRLRSAAGEQHRISRMVRVGTVNAATVPLLIPVVREFRAAHPVTQVEVVGAQQTDIHRTLLEGGFDLGLVNHLEGDDVPAAFESTELLRGRPVVCVRPDSPLAAGPSVSVDDLLGVPLIGMRSGYVMHRYVHRLLDGRGLAFAYSTDGAEMGKLMVAEGLGATVLPDFSVIGDPLERRGALTHRPISGDATRVLLMLQRRRAESVPQAARDLHEVFVRRARAIGAGPGVS
- the ssuE gene encoding NADPH-dependent FMN reductase, with the protein product MATVLSVSGSPSVSSRTGRLLRHLDQRLAAQGHEVIPLDVRTIPAEALLGADFRHPAIVEATELVARADGVVVGTPVYKASYSGVLKALLDLLPQYALTGKTVLPLATGGSTAHVLAIDYALRPVLNSMGAAHIVQGWFTLDKDITAHEDGSITIAPPATEALTQVVDQFSAALGRTPYLAAAS
- a CDS encoding SfnB family sulfur acquisition oxidoreductase; translation: MSAHIIADDAEALAVAASLAAEFRPGASARDAGRRLPRAELDRMSASGLLAVTVPADHGGADVGARTLAEIFRLLATADASLAQIPQSHFAYVNVMRRQGTPEQREFFFAELLAGRRFGNAQSEAGTRHVQDIRTRLEPRPDGSYVLTGVKHYSTGALFADWIPVLARTGDDRLHVAYVPSGAPGLTVVDDWYGLGQRTTASGTVRLDGVPVPADRVLPHHLTFEGPQLHGALAQLLHAAIDTGIAAGALAEAAEFVRTKSRPWFESGVETAAEDPLLIQRFGELALCIKAAEALLREAARSVDAARADLSDDTAAEASVAVAAAKVQAARAAVEVSSALFEVSGTRSAADSLNLHRHWRDARTHTLHDPARWKIQHIGRFVLNGTRPPRHGLL
- a CDS encoding LLM class flavin-dependent oxidoreductase, translating into MSLTFHWFLPTNGDSRDVVGGGHGTPATSSGRDRPPTVAYLSQIARAAEDLGFVGALTPTGAWCEDAWLTTAMVSRHTERLKFLVAFRPGFVSPTLAAQMASTFQRQSGGRLLLNVVTGGESHEQRAYGDFLDKDDRYRRTGEFLRIVRELWRGGTVDLKGEHLRVEDARLARLPDPVPEVYFGGSSPLAGEVAAKYVDAYLTWGEPPAQVADKIAWIRGLAAKEDRTLRFGIRLHVITRDTSQAAWAEADRLLAGFDPETVRSVQAGLARSESEGQRRMLALHGGGSLSRSGHRPGEGASGGLEIHPNLWAGIGLVRGGAGTALVGSHEEVAALIKEYAALGIEEFVLSGYPHLEEAYWFGEGVLPRLAADGLWSHPFRTDAAHSAQVPFAS